The Helicobacter sp. 11S03491-1 DNA segment GGAAACATGTCTCTGAAGAAGAATTACGCAACAAACATATCTTTAAACCCAACATGGAAGATATTCTAAAAACACTTTCTGAAATTGAGGAATAAAGAGAGAATATTTCAAAGATTACTCAGAAGTTGGCTTTGAACCTATAGCCACGCAGATCCCATTAAATGCTGTTTCAAAATTTGACTGCCAAGATAATTTTATTGAAGTTTTTGATAAAGATAAAATCGTTAATATTTGGAGTCATTGTAATTCCAATATTCTGGCTGTTGAAGTTTTGGATTAAGTTAATGAAGGGGTTATAGGCTTAAGAGGAAGCTAAAGGGCTTAGAGATTGAGAGAATAGCCATTGATGTTTTTTATTTACTCAAAAAAGAATCTTTGGTATTTGGAGTATTTGTATCGGATCTAAAATAGAGTAGATATAGAATTAAAAAAGTTTAATTTTAAGCTTAATTTAATTCTAATTTTTGCCATATAAAACAGAAGTGAGCCCCTCACTTCGATTTTAAGCGGCAATTTACAAATTTTATGCTTTTTATCTATCCACAAAATCAATTTTTAGTTTTTTGCCGCAAGCTTGAGCGTATTTCATCAGTGTATTTAAGCTGGGGGAACTTGAAGAGCTTTCAAGTCTTGAAATATTGCTTACATAAGTGTTGAGTGCTTTTGCTACATCTTCTTGAGTAAGCTTAGCGTCATTTCTTGCTTGAAGCATTTTAGATTTGATTTCAATGAGGGGTTCAAGAGCTTGATATTCTTTCAAAACCTCTCCTTTTAAATACTTTGCTTTAAGATCATTGATGTTGTAAGTTTGAAGATTTATTTTATTTTTCATTCAAAAGATCCTTTTTTCTTTGTATGCAGATATTTATATCTTTTATAGGTGTTTTTTGAGATTTTTTAACAAAAGTATGCAAAATTACGATTGAGTTTTTTTCAAAATAACAAAACACGCTTCTAGCAATTCCGCTCTTTGCCTTTAGTCTGATTTCAAACAATCCGTTATTCAAAGATTTTGTATAAGGCATTCCAAGATTAGCAGAATTTATTCTATCCATCAATTCAATAATTTCAAAAAACTTAGCCACCAAATCAGGATTCAAACTCATCGTATCTTTCTCAACATTTTCATTAAAGAAAATTACTTGCAAACAAATCCTTTTATAGTTTTTCAAATATTATCATTTTTGATAATAAAAATCAAGTGTAATCACCCAAATTCCGGCGGGTGTTTATCCAATATATGAGAGAGTCCCATCTTCTTATCTCCCCATACCAAATCAATATCTCATAATCCTTCTTTTTAAGTTCCATCATAATACGTTACTTTTTGTAATAAATTTGATTCTTTTTGATATAAACTCTTTAATCAGCTCAGGCGGTATGTGATATTTTGATTGATTTTGCTTGAATTTCATAATTTGACAGCTGCATTTTTAAATTTCATCTTGCGTTTAAAGTTTCTGTCAGAATAAAAGGTTATAATTCTTTCGGCGGGTAAGGACAAACGGCTATTCCGTGTTTCCGGTGTAGAAACATCTTTACCCGCATTTCCAACAACTACTCTAAACCTTACCCCCTCTTGATTGTGCCATTCATAAATCCTGTTTCCATTCTTATCGATAAAAGGCTCTTGATAGGCTTTGAGATATTCTCTCATAGAGTTCCCCAAATTTAAATATTCTTTTGGTGTGATATACCCTATATCTTTTGGGTTGCTATGCCGGGCATTGATATGGGTAGTCCCATACCCTTTGTTTGTTTTTTTGTCTTGCGTGCCTTTTTCTAATCTGATACTCCCTTCTATAGAGTCCAAGTCTTTTTTGATGGTTGAATAATTATGAAAAAGCTATAAAATATGATAAGATAAAAAATCTTATTAAAGACATTTGATTACCCTGCGCTTATCTCACTCTACGCTGCTGCGCCATCGGCTTAATCTCAATTTATGGGGATTATAATTTTTTTTAATCCGATAGCTTTGGCATAAATTAAAAAATAATGCTTTTAAATTTTATCTTTATTGATATAGCCTAAATTAACAAGTCGCCATTTCATTGCATCATAAGATACTCTAAACCTCGCTGACAATCGTTTGATAACTGTTTCAAGACTAATATCTTTAAAATCTTCACTTTTGGATAGTCTTTCAACCTCTTCATCAATAAAAGCAGCCGGCATCAATAATCTTGCTGCAAAATCATTAGCTCTTCTTTCTATGGGGCTTACTCCTTTTCTGTATAAAGTATCAAAATTATCTTCTATAGGGTCTTGATATTTCTCAGAGTTTGGCAGAATATCATTGACAATATG contains these protein-coding regions:
- a CDS encoding helix-turn-helix transcriptional regulator: MKNKINLQTYNINDLKAKYLKGEVLKEYQALEPLIEIKSKMLQARNDAKLTQEDVAKALNTYVSNISRLESSSSSPSLNTLMKYAQACGKKLKIDFVDR
- a CDS encoding type II toxin-antitoxin system RelE/ParE family toxin, with the protein product MQVIFFNENVEKDTMSLNPDLVAKFFEIIELMDRINSANLGMPYTKSLNNGLFEIRLKAKSGIARSVFCYFEKNSIVILHTFVKKSQKTPIKDINICIQRKKDLLNEK
- a CDS encoding ImmA/IrrE family metallo-endopeptidase, which encodes MSLENLKILMNKAPEEILKHFDIIKPPVDIKDLIRNKLNITIDERLEWDKLFLDGYVQIENDSPRIWLNDGVSEARQNFTLAHELGHIVNDILPNSEKYQDPIEDNFDTLYRKGVSPIERRANDFAARLLMPAAFIDEEVERLSKSEDFKDISLETVIKRLSARFRVSYDAMKWRLVNLGYINKDKI